A region from the Deltaproteobacteria bacterium genome encodes:
- a CDS encoding insulinase family protein, translating to MNHRTLIRAALAAALFASISGCKHAETKKPVAEPAGAPDAPFRATRPAPSGELHFTPPKPDQMKLKNGLVVYTVERHDLPLVAVELVIKAGRDADPADKQGLAAFTADMLDEGAKGMDAPQIAASFEDLAIQYNENVESGVTAVGFNTLTQNLDQALTIFGNVVLHPTFTDKDLDRVRGERLAAYTAAHDDPAEIARDVLVRSLYGDKNPLGAPTVGTVEGIKALKKSDLSKFHDTWYVPSNAALVIVGDVKAADLKPMLEKHLGTWKDKKLKPVKLPEPPAAASRSVLFVDKPGAPQSQIWVGQLEFAAKDPDREAFTIMNDIFGGLFASRVNLALREGKGWSYGVYSFPMWTRYNSAWAVAGGFVADKSSDALGILTKLIDDLHAGEVTDAELSAARDAEVRSLSGFFESNGSTAGQLSRLIAEDLPIDYYSTVGAKLQAVTAADVKRVAQARLDPSKMTIVVVGPKAEQADKISALNVGKLDLRDESGKPAK from the coding sequence ATGAACCACCGCACCCTGATCCGCGCCGCGCTCGCTGCGGCCCTCTTCGCCTCCATCTCCGGCTGCAAGCACGCCGAGACCAAGAAGCCCGTCGCGGAGCCGGCCGGCGCCCCCGACGCGCCCTTCCGCGCCACGCGCCCTGCCCCCTCGGGCGAGCTGCACTTCACGCCGCCCAAGCCCGACCAGATGAAGCTGAAGAACGGGCTGGTGGTCTACACGGTGGAGCGCCACGACCTGCCGCTCGTCGCGGTGGAGCTGGTCATCAAGGCCGGCCGCGACGCCGACCCCGCCGACAAGCAGGGCCTGGCCGCGTTCACCGCGGACATGCTCGACGAGGGCGCCAAGGGCATGGACGCGCCGCAGATCGCGGCCTCGTTCGAGGATCTGGCGATCCAGTACAACGAGAACGTCGAGTCGGGCGTGACCGCCGTGGGCTTCAACACGCTCACCCAGAACCTGGACCAGGCGCTCACCATCTTCGGCAACGTGGTGCTGCACCCCACGTTCACGGACAAGGACCTCGACCGCGTGCGCGGCGAGCGGCTCGCGGCCTACACCGCGGCGCACGACGACCCGGCGGAGATCGCGCGAGACGTGCTGGTGCGCTCGCTCTACGGCGACAAGAACCCGCTCGGCGCGCCGACCGTGGGCACCGTGGAGGGCATCAAGGCGCTCAAGAAGAGCGACCTGAGCAAGTTCCACGACACCTGGTACGTGCCCTCGAACGCGGCGCTGGTGATCGTGGGCGACGTGAAGGCGGCCGACCTGAAGCCGATGCTGGAGAAGCACCTCGGCACCTGGAAGGACAAGAAGCTCAAGCCGGTGAAGCTGCCGGAGCCGCCCGCGGCGGCGTCGCGCTCGGTGCTCTTCGTGGACAAGCCGGGCGCACCGCAGAGCCAGATCTGGGTGGGCCAGCTGGAGTTCGCGGCCAAGGATCCGGACCGCGAGGCGTTCACGATCATGAACGACATCTTCGGCGGGCTGTTCGCGAGTCGCGTGAACCTGGCGCTGCGCGAGGGCAAGGGCTGGAGCTACGGCGTGTACTCGTTCCCGATGTGGACGCGCTACAACAGCGCCTGGGCGGTGGCCGGCGGCTTCGTGGCCGACAAGAGCAGCGACGCGCTCGGCATCCTCACCAAGCTCATCGACGACCTGCACGCCGGCGAAGTCACCGACGCCGAGCTCTCGGCCGCGCGCGACGCCGAGGTGCGCTCGCTCTCTGGCTTCTTCGAGAGCAACGGCTCGACCGCGGGCCAGCTCTCGCGGCTCATCGCCGAGGATCTGCCCATCGACTACTACAGCACCGTGGGCGCGAAGCTTCAGGCCGTGACGGCCGCGGACGTGAAGCGCGTGGCCCAGGCGCGGCTGGATCCGTCGAAGATGACGATCGTGGTGGTGGGCCCGAAGGCCGAGCAGGCGGACAAGATCTCCGCGCTCAATGTGGGCAAGCTCGATCTGCGCGACGAGTCGGGCAAGCCGGCGAAGTAG
- a CDS encoding Ig-like domain-containing protein, whose translation MRVIIAAGLVILAGCSSGGTSGSGSSGTGTTGTHCGGSAASVIVQPNALSLTVGQTRPLSAQARDACGNDVGATPTWQSDAPTLFSVSPDGQVTGLAPGSGTVEAHAGSAVGIAQITVLAGGSSGSSSGSTSTGATGGSSGGNSFIVAVTIVGAGEVHSVPVGLDCGANTSNTCSVTFPSGTALELNATPEGSGTFLGWSGVSCVDNPCNVDVTGNLTITATFQDACPTPAGCVWFDGGACPPSCCEADWACGSSGICRVTEGNGTVPSGSYCVDPPATQRFCNSDSDCVFGDVCAIVRDGSGCPCTKECMAPLGDLPPSSSCGAGLGDCANGLCLDDGQETTCATLCGGDAFSTPPCFDGGFVCATLPGNPSASCVVRPADFRIWAQAGSFANIRTIAPLGNGQALLAGVGEVAETVDLAQLRFTGGTFGIADPRAQNYSGATASSDMICLLDGDAGSVTCGPQLGATYALPDGGVLVPSGVSAIGQGSADPSHLYTLSAAGVQQYPRDGGWYDVPTVIHAGALDFMAVSDQGVPFGATIDGTSWLGSNQLPSIPTNGLVTATAFGPIPLATDDGAELWVYGDAGWSVAGTVVASPMALAANGAGNVLAAGAEGLWAGDVTGAGTRVWRDVRVVGFVPGAPDGGDYQVAIDRSGYLLVRP comes from the coding sequence ATGCGCGTCATCATCGCGGCGGGGCTCGTGATCCTCGCCGGCTGTTCGTCGGGCGGCACCTCGGGCTCCGGTTCCTCCGGCACGGGGACGACCGGCACCCACTGCGGCGGAAGCGCGGCGTCGGTGATCGTGCAGCCCAACGCGCTCTCGCTCACCGTCGGCCAGACCCGGCCGCTGTCCGCGCAGGCTCGCGATGCCTGCGGCAACGACGTCGGCGCCACGCCCACCTGGCAGTCCGACGCGCCGACCCTCTTCAGCGTCAGCCCCGACGGCCAGGTCACCGGCCTCGCGCCCGGCAGCGGCACCGTCGAAGCTCACGCCGGCAGCGCGGTCGGTATCGCGCAGATCACCGTCCTCGCGGGCGGCTCCAGCGGCTCGTCGAGCGGCTCGACCAGCACGGGCGCGACCGGCGGCTCATCGGGCGGAAACAGCTTCATCGTGGCGGTGACCATCGTCGGCGCGGGCGAGGTGCACTCGGTGCCCGTGGGCCTCGACTGCGGCGCGAACACCTCGAACACCTGCTCGGTCACCTTCCCCTCGGGGACGGCGCTCGAGCTCAACGCGACGCCCGAGGGCAGCGGCACCTTCCTGGGCTGGAGCGGCGTGTCGTGCGTGGACAACCCCTGCAACGTCGACGTCACGGGCAACCTCACGATCACGGCCACGTTCCAAGACGCCTGTCCGACGCCTGCGGGCTGCGTGTGGTTCGACGGCGGCGCGTGCCCGCCGAGCTGCTGCGAGGCCGATTGGGCCTGCGGCAGCTCGGGCATCTGTCGCGTCACCGAGGGCAACGGCACGGTGCCGAGCGGCTCGTACTGCGTGGATCCCCCTGCGACCCAGCGCTTCTGCAACAGCGATTCGGACTGCGTGTTCGGCGACGTGTGCGCCATCGTCCGCGACGGCTCGGGCTGCCCGTGCACCAAGGAGTGCATGGCGCCGCTGGGCGACTTGCCGCCGTCTTCGTCGTGCGGCGCGGGCCTGGGCGACTGCGCCAACGGCCTCTGCCTGGACGACGGCCAGGAGACCACCTGCGCCACGCTCTGCGGCGGCGACGCGTTCTCCACGCCGCCCTGCTTCGACGGCGGCTTCGTCTGCGCCACCCTCCCCGGCAACCCGAGCGCGAGCTGCGTGGTGCGCCCGGCCGACTTCCGCATCTGGGCGCAGGCCGGCTCGTTCGCGAACATCCGCACCATCGCGCCGCTCGGAAATGGCCAGGCGCTGCTCGCGGGCGTCGGCGAGGTCGCGGAGACCGTCGACCTCGCTCAGCTCCGCTTCACCGGCGGCACGTTCGGCATCGCCGATCCGCGCGCGCAGAACTACTCGGGCGCGACGGCGTCGAGCGACATGATCTGCCTGCTCGACGGCGACGCGGGCTCGGTCACCTGCGGCCCGCAGCTCGGGGCGACCTACGCGCTTCCCGACGGCGGCGTGCTCGTGCCCAGCGGCGTCAGCGCGATTGGCCAGGGCAGCGCGGATCCCAGCCACCTGTACACGCTCAGCGCCGCGGGCGTGCAGCAGTACCCGCGCGACGGCGGCTGGTACGACGTGCCCACGGTCATCCACGCGGGCGCGCTCGACTTCATGGCGGTGAGCGACCAGGGCGTGCCCTTCGGCGCCACGATCGACGGGACGTCGTGGCTGGGCTCGAACCAGCTCCCTTCGATTCCAACGAATGGATTGGTGACGGCGACCGCGTTCGGCCCCATACCGCTCGCCACCGACGATGGCGCCGAGCTCTGGGTCTATGGCGACGCAGGCTGGAGCGTGGCCGGCACGGTGGTCGCGTCGCCGATGGCGCTCGCCGCGAACGGCGCCGGCAACGTGCTCGCGGCCGGCGCGGAAGGCCTCTGGGCAGGCGATGTGACCGGCGCAGGCACGCGCGTGTGGCGCGACGTGCGCGTGGTCGGCTTCGTGCCCGGCGCGCCGGACGGCGGCGACTACCAGGTCGCCATCGACCGCTCCGGCTACCTCCTCGTCCGGCCCTGA
- a CDS encoding SRPBCC family protein — translation MSSIARSIEVDVPVTRAFEAWRNFENLPEFLEGVSHVRRLDADHYELTGDLGGGQQTWEVRILEEIQDLLLSWESTARRPAMRTLTFSAEGDVTRISMVVEYEPELVAGRGEDPHAVMTRRIDGELYRFKAYIEARERRATSLPAQNLPGH, via the coding sequence ATGTCCAGCATCGCCCGCAGCATCGAGGTCGACGTGCCCGTGACCCGCGCCTTCGAAGCCTGGCGTAACTTCGAGAACCTGCCCGAGTTCCTGGAGGGCGTCTCGCACGTGCGGCGGCTCGACGCGGACCACTACGAGCTCACGGGCGACCTCGGCGGAGGCCAGCAGACCTGGGAGGTCCGCATCCTCGAAGAGATTCAGGACCTCTTGCTCTCGTGGGAGAGCACCGCGCGCCGGCCGGCCATGCGCACGCTGACGTTCTCGGCCGAGGGCGATGTCACACGGATCTCGATGGTGGTCGAGTACGAGCCGGAGCTGGTGGCTGGGCGCGGCGAGGACCCGCACGCGGTGATGACCCGGCGCATCGACGGCGAGCTGTACCGCTTCAAGGCGTACATCGAGGCCCGCGAGCGCCGCGCCACCTCGCTTCCTGCCCAGAACCTGCCGGGTCATTGA
- a CDS encoding GtrA family protein, producing MRPLEKLTRFVRASGVGILASLLDLAVLTLLVRGFRFSPQAANVPALLCGAVVQFAGARHVVFGAADRDIRTQLLRFALAEVGTLALNALGFALLTHFTPLPFPLARLAATLLVFVGFSFPAWTRVFRSQAANA from the coding sequence ATGCGACCGCTCGAGAAGCTCACTCGCTTCGTCCGTGCGTCGGGCGTGGGAATCCTCGCCTCGCTGCTGGATCTGGCCGTGCTCACGCTGCTCGTGCGCGGCTTCCGATTCTCGCCGCAGGCCGCGAACGTCCCTGCCCTGCTCTGTGGGGCGGTGGTTCAGTTCGCGGGCGCGCGACATGTGGTCTTCGGCGCCGCAGATCGCGACATACGCACGCAGCTTCTTCGATTCGCGCTGGCTGAAGTGGGCACGCTCGCGCTGAACGCGCTTGGCTTCGCGCTGCTCACGCACTTCACACCGCTGCCCTTCCCGCTCGCGCGGCTCGCGGCGACGCTGCTCGTGTTCGTGGGCTTCAGCTTCCCGGCCTGGACGCGCGTGTTCCGATCGCAGGCGGCGAATGCGTGA
- a CDS encoding insulinase family protein, whose product MLRVVQALLCVGLLASVAGAAELPKPTVQFEQYKLKNGLTVILAEDHRLPLTAVDLWYHVGAANEAPGKSGFAHLFEHLMFQGSKHITGDEHVFMGILEQVGATNWNGTTDFDRTNYFETVPANQLETVLWMESDRQGFLLGGLDQKKLDTQRDVVLNEKRQGENQPYQTAEEELYKLLFPLPHPYNGAVIGLEPDLKSAKLDDVKNFFRTYYAPNNCTLVIAGDLDPAKTKELVEKYFGPIPKGPDKPKLAVVTKPVGGEKRAEYKDQVHLPKLIMGYIAPPIFKDGDAEAVLLTKILGDGKTSRLYQRLVYEKQIAQDVSVSDTQLVLGSVLEIGVVARQGHDLKEIEAAVQAELDDIVKNPVSDEELDRVKTTYVATTLRQLERLGGFGGKADLLNYYDHYTGDASYLPKDIARYQAVTADSLKKVAAQILTKDNRAVLSVLPADAAPAAAPAAGAPPASSKK is encoded by the coding sequence GTGCTTCGAGTCGTCCAAGCGCTGCTCTGTGTGGGCCTGCTGGCCAGCGTGGCCGGCGCCGCCGAGCTGCCCAAGCCCACCGTCCAGTTCGAGCAGTACAAGCTCAAGAACGGGCTCACCGTGATCCTCGCCGAGGATCACCGGTTGCCGCTGACGGCCGTCGACCTCTGGTACCACGTCGGCGCCGCCAACGAGGCCCCAGGCAAGAGCGGCTTCGCGCACCTGTTCGAGCACCTGATGTTCCAGGGCTCCAAGCACATCACGGGCGACGAGCACGTCTTCATGGGCATCCTGGAGCAGGTAGGCGCCACCAACTGGAACGGCACCACCGACTTCGATCGCACCAACTACTTCGAGACGGTGCCCGCCAATCAGCTCGAGACGGTGCTCTGGATGGAGAGCGACCGCCAGGGCTTCCTGCTCGGCGGGCTCGATCAGAAGAAGCTCGACACCCAGCGCGACGTGGTCCTCAACGAGAAGCGCCAGGGCGAGAACCAGCCGTACCAGACCGCCGAGGAGGAGCTGTACAAGCTGCTCTTCCCGCTGCCGCACCCGTACAACGGCGCAGTGATCGGCCTCGAGCCGGACCTCAAGAGCGCCAAGCTCGACGACGTGAAGAACTTCTTCCGCACCTACTACGCGCCCAACAACTGCACCCTGGTCATCGCCGGTGATCTCGATCCCGCGAAGACCAAGGAGCTGGTGGAGAAGTACTTCGGGCCCATTCCCAAGGGTCCGGACAAGCCGAAGCTCGCGGTGGTGACCAAGCCCGTCGGCGGCGAGAAGCGCGCCGAGTACAAGGACCAGGTCCACCTTCCGAAGCTGATCATGGGCTACATCGCCCCGCCCATCTTCAAGGATGGCGACGCCGAAGCGGTGCTGCTCACCAAGATCCTCGGCGACGGCAAGACCTCGCGGCTCTACCAGCGGCTCGTCTACGAGAAGCAGATCGCCCAGGACGTGAGCGTCTCCGACACGCAGCTCGTGCTCGGGTCGGTGCTGGAGATCGGCGTCGTGGCGCGCCAGGGCCATGACCTCAAGGAGATCGAGGCCGCGGTGCAGGCCGAGCTCGACGACATCGTGAAGAACCCGGTGAGCGACGAGGAGCTCGATCGCGTGAAGACGACGTACGTTGCCACCACGCTGCGCCAGCTGGAGCGGCTCGGCGGCTTCGGCGGCAAGGCCGACCTGCTCAACTACTACGACCACTACACCGGCGACGCGTCGTACTTGCCCAAGGACATCGCCCGCTACCAGGCCGTGACCGCGGACAGCCTGAAGAAGGTCGCCGCGCAGATCCTGACCAAGGACAACCGCGCCGTGTTGAGCGTGCTGCCGGCCGATGCGGCGCCCGCAGCTGCGCCCGCCGCCGGTGCACCGCCTGCGAGCTCGAAGAAGTGA
- a CDS encoding DedA family protein, whose amino-acid sequence MNPTHLAGLTFLAVFSTLVVPVPEELALLGAGFVSRNGQLPFPLAFGMAFLGVAGGDAVTFFTSRLFLPRLLRTPFGERLVNPRLRTWAEQLVARNGTRTVVLARFLVGLRGPVYVALGASPIPAKRFLIVNLIAGVIEVGALVALGWMLGPSERTLHSVREVELGVAVVVALSIAVPVLARRIIERRAAA is encoded by the coding sequence ATGAATCCGACGCACCTCGCCGGGCTGACGTTCCTCGCCGTCTTCAGCACCCTCGTCGTTCCCGTGCCGGAGGAGCTCGCGCTGCTGGGCGCGGGCTTCGTGTCGCGCAACGGGCAGCTCCCGTTTCCGCTCGCGTTCGGGATGGCGTTTCTGGGAGTGGCCGGCGGCGACGCGGTCACCTTCTTCACCTCGCGGCTCTTCCTGCCCCGGCTGCTGCGCACGCCGTTTGGCGAGCGACTGGTGAACCCCCGCTTGCGCACCTGGGCGGAGCAGCTCGTGGCGCGCAATGGCACCCGGACGGTGGTGCTCGCGCGGTTTCTCGTCGGACTGCGCGGGCCGGTCTACGTGGCGCTGGGGGCGTCGCCGATTCCAGCCAAGCGGTTCCTGATCGTGAACCTCATCGCCGGCGTGATCGAAGTGGGCGCGCTCGTGGCGCTCGGCTGGATGCTCGGTCCGAGCGAACGGACCCTGCACAGCGTTCGCGAGGTGGAGCTCGGCGTGGCCGTCGTGGTGGCGCTGAGCATCGCGGTGCCCGTGCTCGCGCGGCGGATCATCGAGCGTCGGGCGGCTGCGTAA
- a CDS encoding sugar kinase, with amino-acid sequence MSLLVVGSVALDSVETPFGKRDDALGGSATFFSTAASLFAPVQLVAVVGEDFPAEHVDFLKSRKVDLAGLTKAPGKTFRWKGRYTYELNEAHTLDTQLNVFASFAPELPAAYRKAEFVFLGNIDPVLQSKVLDQVEKPKLVAADTMNFWIRGKKADLIKTLERVDLLFVNDAEARELAGESNIVKAAKAIQRMGPKRVAIKRGEYGAMLFDHDHMCAAPALPLSEVFDPTGAGDSFAGGFMGHVTHKGNLEPQTLRQALALGTVVASFTVEQFSLDRLRTVTREDVKHRFGEFKKLIHIDELA; translated from the coding sequence ATGTCGCTGCTCGTCGTCGGCTCGGTGGCGCTGGACTCGGTGGAGACGCCCTTCGGCAAGCGCGACGACGCGCTCGGCGGCTCGGCCACGTTCTTCTCGACCGCCGCTTCGCTCTTCGCGCCCGTGCAGCTCGTGGCGGTCGTCGGCGAGGACTTCCCCGCCGAGCACGTGGACTTCCTCAAGAGCCGCAAGGTGGACCTCGCCGGTCTCACCAAGGCGCCGGGCAAGACGTTCCGCTGGAAGGGCCGCTACACCTACGAGCTCAACGAGGCGCACACGCTGGACACGCAGCTGAACGTGTTCGCGTCGTTCGCGCCCGAGCTGCCGGCGGCGTACCGCAAGGCCGAGTTCGTGTTCCTGGGCAACATCGATCCCGTGCTGCAGTCGAAGGTGCTGGACCAGGTGGAGAAGCCCAAGCTCGTCGCCGCCGACACCATGAACTTCTGGATCCGCGGCAAGAAAGCGGACCTGATCAAGACGCTCGAGCGCGTGGACCTGCTCTTCGTCAACGACGCCGAGGCCCGCGAGCTCGCCGGCGAGAGCAACATCGTGAAGGCGGCGAAGGCCATCCAGCGCATGGGGCCCAAGCGCGTGGCCATCAAGCGCGGCGAGTACGGCGCCATGCTCTTCGACCACGATCACATGTGCGCCGCGCCGGCCCTGCCGCTGTCCGAGGTCTTCGATCCCACGGGCGCGGGCGACTCGTTCGCGGGCGGCTTCATGGGCCACGTGACCCACAAGGGCAACCTCGAGCCGCAGACGCTTCGCCAGGCGCTCGCGCTGGGCACGGTGGTCGCGAGCTTCACCGTGGAGCAGTTCTCGCTCGATCGCCTGCGCACGGTGACCCGCGAGGACGTGAAGCACCGCTTCGGCGAGTTTAAGAAGCTCATCCACATCGACGAGCTCGCTTAA
- a CDS encoding 2OG-Fe dioxygenase family protein has translation MPGAELRALVAPLADWDAFVASWNDLALDTYMADGGRYRRRRHATFRADESGITRQPHQPHFQARDYNPLNGGIERWFEPIHDTIASGPTLTNLLALAHREFRARSPNVPAWHVEVHQFRIEARADMPGQPTPEGIHRDGVDWVLVALVQRSNIRSGMTTVHAPDGKQLGSFTLAEPLDAAWVDDNRVFHGVTAVEPLDASQPAFRDVLVVTFRSGPPQR, from the coding sequence ATGCCCGGCGCCGAGCTGCGCGCGCTCGTGGCCCCGCTCGCCGATTGGGACGCCTTCGTCGCGAGCTGGAACGACCTCGCGCTCGACACGTACATGGCCGACGGCGGCCGCTATCGCCGGCGTCGTCACGCGACGTTCCGCGCCGATGAATCGGGCATCACGCGCCAGCCGCACCAGCCGCACTTCCAGGCACGCGACTACAACCCGCTCAACGGCGGCATCGAGCGCTGGTTCGAGCCCATTCACGACACCATTGCGAGCGGCCCCACGCTGACGAACCTCCTCGCGCTGGCACATCGTGAGTTCAGGGCGCGATCGCCGAACGTGCCCGCGTGGCACGTGGAGGTGCACCAGTTCCGGATCGAGGCGCGCGCGGACATGCCTGGTCAGCCGACGCCGGAAGGCATCCACCGCGACGGCGTCGATTGGGTGCTGGTGGCGCTCGTTCAGCGCTCGAACATCCGCAGCGGCATGACCACGGTCCACGCGCCGGACGGCAAGCAGCTCGGGTCGTTCACGCTCGCCGAGCCGCTGGACGCCGCGTGGGTCGACGACAACCGCGTGTTCCACGGCGTGACGGCGGTCGAGCCACTCGACGCGAGCCAGCCCGCCTTCCGCGACGTGCTCGTGGTCACGTTCCGATCGGGACCGCCTCAGCGCTGA
- a CDS encoding RNA methyltransferase, giving the protein MSTSRPRLFRVKTPRDALELVRRSGVVTVVPAGELPSLVVAVVGKPVEGSWCGHAQGKKIYRLSQQLLESPEVLAVKLVEGKVTFVHRALWPVLYRVVMDSERRRRALAGLSTRSRTLLTQVERGGLVRGDAPGYDAKSKEALEQRLLVIVGSVHTELGKHVATLQSWRSWSTNALRDEADALDYPQALEALRAAAGGAPDLGPWVY; this is encoded by the coding sequence ATGTCGACTTCCCGACCGAGGCTCTTCCGCGTGAAGACCCCGCGCGACGCGCTCGAGCTCGTTCGGCGCTCGGGCGTGGTCACGGTGGTGCCCGCGGGCGAGCTGCCGTCGCTCGTGGTGGCGGTCGTGGGCAAGCCTGTCGAAGGCAGCTGGTGCGGCCACGCGCAGGGCAAGAAGATCTACCGGCTCTCCCAGCAGCTCCTCGAGTCGCCCGAGGTGCTCGCGGTGAAGCTCGTGGAGGGCAAGGTGACCTTCGTGCACCGCGCGCTCTGGCCCGTGCTCTATCGGGTGGTGATGGACTCCGAGCGCCGGCGGCGCGCGCTCGCGGGCTTGTCGACGAGATCGCGGACGCTGCTCACCCAGGTGGAGCGCGGAGGGCTCGTCCGCGGCGACGCGCCCGGCTACGACGCCAAGTCCAAGGAGGCGCTCGAGCAGCGGCTGCTGGTGATCGTGGGGAGCGTGCACACCGAGCTCGGCAAGCACGTGGCGACGCTGCAGTCGTGGCGGAGCTGGTCGACGAACGCGCTGCGCGACGAGGCGGACGCGCTCGACTACCCCCAGGCGCTCGAAGCGCTGCGGGCGGCGGCGGGCGGCGCACCCGACCTGGGGCCGTGGGTCTATTGA
- a CDS encoding CAP domain-containing protein, giving the protein MRLRWASVITLSGCLGCVAEVLPPESSATGSGTTTGKHATSASTGTTASATSTSTSTGTSGTSTNTSTASSTTSSGTTTSTSTSASTTSTGSGTTTSTTTGSSTTTGTTGATCSPACGDNAHCEASLCVCEPGFTPGTSGCEPTPAGDPSTHSQADVCQQWTQGHVENAAQPFTPGTAQCDPGTMSPDAMDDALRRLNMFRWMIGLGPVTDDPSNDTYDQACAIVSADNAAGPSAHFPDPSEVCYSSAGAQGAGSSNIAWGCGSAADAMDQWVQDWGNETTLGHRRWIFNPPLDGVGIGFYSGGSGQYGSASCLGVFGGGNPNPDPTWTAYPPPGFVPIDSIYPVWSLHSDTWGIDQVQVTITQLSDGSNIPVTMQQLSGGYGTGAISWTLQGGVEAGDTYRIAVSGVTNVPDFTYDVKPVSCN; this is encoded by the coding sequence ATGCGCTTGCGCTGGGCGTCGGTCATCACCTTGTCGGGATGTCTGGGCTGCGTGGCCGAGGTCCTTCCGCCGGAGAGCTCCGCGACCGGCTCCGGAACCACCACGGGCAAGCACGCGACGAGCGCGAGCACCGGCACGACCGCATCGGCGACGTCGACTTCGACCAGCACGGGCACGAGCGGCACCTCGACGAACACGTCCACCGCGAGCAGCACCACCTCGAGCGGCACGACGACGAGCACCAGCACCAGCGCGTCGACGACCAGCACGGGCTCTGGCACGACCACCTCGACCACGACCGGGTCCTCGACGACCACGGGCACGACCGGCGCGACCTGCAGTCCCGCGTGCGGCGACAACGCGCACTGCGAAGCGAGCCTCTGCGTGTGCGAGCCGGGCTTCACTCCGGGGACAAGCGGCTGCGAGCCCACGCCGGCCGGCGATCCGTCGACGCACAGCCAGGCCGACGTCTGCCAGCAGTGGACGCAGGGCCACGTGGAGAACGCGGCGCAGCCGTTCACGCCCGGCACCGCTCAGTGCGACCCCGGGACCATGTCGCCCGACGCGATGGACGACGCGCTCCGCCGCCTGAACATGTTTCGCTGGATGATCGGCCTCGGCCCGGTGACCGACGATCCCAGCAACGACACCTACGACCAGGCCTGCGCCATCGTCTCCGCGGACAACGCAGCGGGCCCGAGCGCGCACTTTCCGGATCCGTCGGAGGTTTGTTACTCGAGCGCGGGCGCGCAGGGCGCGGGCAGCTCGAACATCGCCTGGGGCTGCGGCAGCGCCGCCGACGCGATGGACCAGTGGGTCCAAGACTGGGGCAACGAGACCACGCTCGGCCACCGGCGCTGGATCTTCAATCCGCCGCTCGACGGCGTGGGCATCGGCTTCTACTCGGGCGGCTCGGGGCAGTACGGCTCGGCGTCGTGCCTGGGCGTATTCGGCGGCGGAAACCCGAACCCGGATCCAACGTGGACGGCCTATCCGCCACCGGGCTTCGTGCCCATCGATTCGATCTACCCAGTCTGGAGCCTGCACAGCGACACCTGGGGCATCGACCAGGTGCAGGTGACCATCACCCAGCTCTCGGATGGCTCGAACATCCCGGTGACGATGCAGCAGCTGAGCGGCGGCTACGGCACGGGCGCGATCAGCTGGACGCTGCAGGGCGGCGTCGAGGCCGGCGACACCTATCGCATCGCGGTGAGCGGGGTGACGAACGTGCCGGACTTCACGTACGACGTGAAGCCGGTCTCTTGTAATTGA
- a CDS encoding histidine phosphatase family protein: protein MLELWLVRHAESEANAGLVGDVVDCALSHKGVRETDRLRAHLAPVRFDAIHSSDLRRCAQTASLAMPDSTIQFDARLRELVTGPETAVVDLDKLGLDAVLRSVAAPEQPAESGLAFRARVKAWLDELPKTGRVLAFTHTQVVREVLSLLLSSEARPTSAVVANASITRMEIAASTTRLVAFAAIDHLG from the coding sequence ATGCTCGAACTCTGGCTCGTCCGTCATGCGGAGAGCGAAGCGAACGCAGGGCTCGTGGGCGACGTTGTCGACTGCGCCTTGAGCCACAAGGGCGTTCGCGAAACGGATCGATTGCGCGCTCACCTCGCTCCCGTGCGATTCGACGCGATTCACAGCTCGGACTTGCGGCGATGTGCACAAACGGCGTCGCTCGCGATGCCTGATTCGACGATTCAATTCGATGCGCGGCTTCGAGAGCTCGTCACTGGGCCCGAAACCGCGGTCGTGGATCTCGATAAGCTTGGGCTCGACGCGGTCCTTCGAAGCGTCGCGGCGCCCGAGCAACCCGCCGAGTCCGGACTCGCGTTCCGCGCGCGGGTGAAGGCATGGCTGGATGAGCTCCCCAAGACCGGGCGCGTGCTGGCGTTCACGCACACGCAGGTGGTTCGCGAAGTGCTGTCGCTGCTGCTGTCGAGCGAGGCGCGGCCAACTTCGGCAGTCGTCGCCAACGCCTCGATCACCCGAATGGAAATCGCGGCGAGCACGACCAGGCTGGTCGCATTCGCCGCGATCGATCATCTGGGCTGA